One stretch of Hydrogenovibrio kuenenii DSM 12350 DNA includes these proteins:
- a CDS encoding DMT family transporter has translation MSSSQVSFRPAIALLVLGLIWGYNWVVMKGGLPDIAPLWFGAIRTIVPAILLILLLPLLGKPMASPPLKFVVPLGILQTAGFVGFMMWALENGAAGETAVLVFTMPIWLTLMAHLFLHEHLSRLQWWALGVAAVGLFLLIAPWEGHLAMAASIFAVMSGLTWASGSIWQKKYGHLYKLEMINLTAWQMLYGGIAILIAAILFDKWHFNWNANLGWVLFYNLIPAGALGWLLWFYALHNLPTKVAGFGSLLIPTVGVLGAWIQLGERPNEFEALGILFIMAALVMILWPKKINS, from the coding sequence ATGTCTTCCTCGCAAGTTTCTTTTCGTCCTGCAATTGCTTTGTTAGTACTCGGTTTGATTTGGGGGTACAACTGGGTTGTTATGAAAGGCGGTTTGCCTGATATAGCGCCTTTATGGTTTGGTGCGATACGAACCATAGTGCCTGCCATTTTGCTGATTCTATTATTGCCTTTACTCGGAAAACCCATGGCATCGCCACCACTAAAGTTTGTGGTGCCATTGGGCATACTGCAAACCGCTGGATTTGTTGGTTTTATGATGTGGGCACTTGAAAATGGAGCGGCTGGGGAAACAGCAGTTTTAGTCTTTACCATGCCGATTTGGTTAACGTTAATGGCGCACTTATTTTTGCATGAGCACTTGTCTCGGTTGCAATGGTGGGCGTTAGGTGTTGCAGCGGTAGGTTTGTTTTTATTGATAGCACCCTGGGAAGGCCACTTGGCAATGGCTGCAAGTATCTTTGCGGTTATGTCAGGTTTGACTTGGGCGAGCGGTTCTATTTGGCAGAAAAAGTATGGTCATCTATACAAGTTGGAAATGATTAATCTTACCGCCTGGCAAATGCTTTACGGTGGTATTGCCATATTAATAGCAGCGATATTGTTTGATAAATGGCACTTCAATTGGAATGCAAATTTAGGTTGGGTGCTTTTCTATAACCTTATTCCTGCGGGTGCGTTAGGTTGGTTGTTATGGTTTTATGCGCTACACAATTTACCAACTAAAGTAGCCGGGTTTGGATCGCTTTTGATTCCAACAGTAGGTGTTTTGGGTGCTTGGATTCAGCTTGGAGAGCGACCGAACGAATTTGAGGCGTTAGGGATTCTGTTCATCATGGCTGCTTTGGTGATGATACTTTGGCCGAAGAAAATAAATTCTTGA
- a CDS encoding DUF2058 domain-containing protein translates to MAGSLFDQLKKAGLVDEKKAKKAKQEKYQQTKKNKGKKGEVQQSEAAKLAAEAAQQKAERDRQLNLERQQQQAKKALQAELRQVIESNRLKNTNGDIAYNFADDSKVKTLYVNAEIHKRLVADKIRIARFNGDYALVPDTAVEKIEQRDKDVLIPLAGVDKSLSKEDQDYYAQFEIPDDLVW, encoded by the coding sequence ATGGCAGGATCGTTATTTGATCAGCTGAAAAAAGCCGGTTTGGTGGATGAGAAAAAAGCCAAAAAAGCCAAGCAAGAAAAGTATCAGCAAACCAAGAAAAACAAAGGCAAAAAGGGCGAGGTGCAACAAAGCGAAGCCGCTAAGCTGGCTGCCGAGGCCGCACAACAAAAAGCCGAACGTGATCGCCAGTTGAATTTAGAGCGTCAACAACAGCAAGCCAAGAAAGCTTTGCAGGCTGAGCTACGCCAAGTCATCGAATCCAACCGCTTAAAAAACACCAATGGCGACATCGCCTACAACTTTGCCGATGACAGTAAAGTTAAAACACTCTACGTTAATGCAGAGATTCATAAACGATTGGTTGCCGATAAAATCCGCATTGCCCGTTTTAATGGTGATTATGCCCTGGTGCCGGACACGGCGGTTGAAAAGATTGAACAACGCGATAAAGACGTGCTGATTCCACTTGCAGGCGTGGACAAATCCCTTTCAAAAGAAGATCAAGATTATTACGCTCAGTTTGAGATACCAGACGATTTGGTTTGGTAA
- a CDS encoding AraC family transcriptional regulator, which yields MNIEKVTSESQAIEPPSPASYYLDENRPVLARAVEMQKARQTRFHNHPRAQLIYAINGVVRVLTDEGTWLVPPSQAVWIPSGVMHETLAVNKVSVRNLFIDPTATADLPKNVCVFNVSTLLRELILKAVSIGNEYQPDSSEYRIMQVILDTLKEAQPTILHLPMGKDPKLNKVIGELLQTPDNSLTLEEWASYVGASSRTLARLFNKETGMNFGQWRNQLRLIEAIDRLGQGQSVTNVAIDLGYNSPSAFIAMFRKKLGKSPAAYFRDISEG from the coding sequence ATGAATATCGAAAAAGTGACAAGTGAATCACAGGCAATCGAGCCGCCATCTCCAGCTTCTTACTATCTGGATGAAAACCGGCCGGTGCTGGCTCGCGCTGTGGAAATGCAAAAAGCGAGACAAACGCGGTTTCATAACCATCCCAGAGCGCAATTGATTTACGCCATTAATGGCGTAGTGAGAGTGTTGACTGATGAAGGTACTTGGCTGGTGCCGCCCTCTCAGGCGGTGTGGATTCCATCCGGTGTCATGCATGAGACTTTGGCGGTCAATAAGGTGTCGGTGCGCAATCTGTTTATTGATCCTACGGCAACAGCAGACTTACCCAAAAACGTTTGTGTTTTTAATGTTTCCACTTTGCTGCGGGAGTTGATTTTAAAAGCCGTTTCAATCGGAAATGAATATCAACCGGATTCCAGTGAATACCGAATCATGCAGGTGATTCTGGACACGCTCAAAGAAGCACAGCCAACAATCTTGCACCTACCAATGGGAAAAGATCCGAAACTAAACAAAGTGATCGGTGAACTGCTACAAACCCCTGATAACAGCCTAACTCTGGAAGAGTGGGCATCCTATGTCGGAGCCAGTAGTCGAACTTTGGCAAGACTATTCAACAAGGAAACCGGCATGAATTTCGGGCAATGGCGCAATCAGTTACGCTTGATTGAAGCGATAGATCGACTAGGGCAAGGGCAATCGGTGACTAACGTTGCGATTGACTTGGGCTATAACAGCCCCAGCGCGTTTATCGCCATGTTCCGCAAAAAACTAGGCAAGTCACCGGCAGCTTATTTTCGAGATATTTCTGAAGGGTAA
- a CDS encoding YciI family protein, with protein MFAVVITYKCPIEDVEKYHAEHVEFLTKQYDAGVFVASGRRNPRVGGVILASGVEKDELESILALDPFKRENLADYDVIEFIPSRMQPGFEAFIGE; from the coding sequence ATGTTTGCCGTTGTTATCACTTATAAATGCCCAATTGAAGATGTTGAAAAATACCACGCGGAACACGTCGAGTTTTTAACCAAACAATATGATGCAGGCGTATTTGTCGCCTCCGGCAGAAGAAATCCAAGAGTTGGCGGTGTTATCCTTGCGTCAGGCGTAGAAAAAGACGAGTTGGAAAGTATTCTGGCGCTTGACCCTTTCAAAAGAGAAAACCTTGCTGATTATGACGTGATCGAATTCATACCAAGCAGAATGCAACCCGGCTTTGAAGCGTTTATTGGCGAATAA
- a CDS encoding DUF4395 domain-containing protein translates to MSWLKNTWFRDPKEEILFINDTAVRIRAGMMLSIPLFMALTLFDVAYTSPWIVNPNSIEDTYEVNDASQIIYSGEMTRRTYDYTVQTTLLLYGLFELFAGMFVWTSRLSPTIHLSTYLARNKRPEWKPLTPKRFAWSLGISLVTLCLVFFNPDTVANWVNALLGANTLPTTYNYIPYWFPVNLVWVCIALMWFEAVLGFCLGCKIHSLLVWMGVIKEPCYACNNIDWDAIKRKHEAT, encoded by the coding sequence ATGTCTTGGTTAAAAAACACTTGGTTTAGAGACCCTAAGGAAGAAATTCTTTTTATCAATGATACAGCGGTGCGCATCCGTGCAGGGATGATGCTGTCGATTCCGCTGTTTATGGCGTTGACCTTATTTGATGTGGCTTACACTTCACCTTGGATTGTGAACCCGAATAGCATTGAAGACACTTACGAGGTGAATGATGCCTCGCAAATCATCTATTCGGGTGAAATGACACGCCGTACTTATGACTACACGGTGCAAACGACCTTGTTGCTCTACGGTTTGTTTGAGTTGTTTGCGGGCATGTTTGTGTGGACGTCTCGTTTATCGCCAACCATTCATCTATCCACTTACCTTGCGCGCAACAAACGCCCAGAGTGGAAACCGCTGACACCAAAACGCTTCGCCTGGAGTTTGGGGATAAGTTTGGTGACTTTGTGCTTGGTGTTTTTCAACCCTGATACGGTTGCGAACTGGGTCAATGCACTCTTGGGTGCGAATACGTTACCGACAACCTATAACTATATTCCCTATTGGTTTCCGGTGAACTTGGTTTGGGTGTGTATCGCACTAATGTGGTTTGAAGCTGTACTTGGTTTCTGTTTAGGTTGTAAAATACATAGCCTATTGGTTTGGATGGGCGTGATCAAAGAACCCTGTTACGCTTGCAATAATATCGACTGGGACGCAATCAAACGTAAACACGAAGCGACATGA
- a CDS encoding TetR/AcrR family transcriptional regulator, producing MTTNNTQQRILETAAALFANKGYDALTMRDIATACNIKAPSLYNHFKDKQQLYLATLRFVFTREGDALMACLQSDLPAQQKLDDFIALACRQMAGSFIFRQLFIRELLGQDEDRLKFLANEVMLDNCLALQKVFVDINPDCDPHFLTTSLMSLLFFHFQSNALRLHLPGGSEETQSIDYLTKNIQQMINHHLNC from the coding sequence ATGACAACAAACAACACACAACAACGCATCTTAGAAACCGCTGCGGCACTTTTTGCCAACAAAGGCTATGATGCGTTGACGATGCGTGATATTGCCACAGCCTGCAATATCAAAGCGCCCTCGCTCTACAATCATTTCAAAGACAAGCAGCAACTCTATTTGGCGACATTGAGATTTGTCTTCACGCGTGAAGGCGATGCGCTGATGGCGTGCCTTCAATCAGACTTGCCTGCACAACAAAAACTGGATGATTTTATTGCCTTGGCTTGCCGCCAGATGGCAGGCAGTTTTATCTTCCGCCAACTGTTCATTCGCGAACTGCTTGGGCAAGATGAGGATAGATTGAAGTTTTTGGCTAATGAAGTGATGTTGGATAATTGCCTTGCTTTGCAAAAGGTGTTTGTTGACATCAATCCCGATTGTGACCCGCATTTTTTGACGACCAGTTTGATGTCATTGCTATTTTTTCACTTTCAATCCAACGCCTTACGCTTGCATCTACCCGGTGGTAGCGAAGAAACTCAGTCGATAGACTACTTGACAAAAAACATCCAACAAATGATTAACCATCATTTGAACTGCTAA
- a CDS encoding response regulator transcription factor — MSNSINSPILIVDDDETFLRVLKQTLINHQLTVVTASTPEEALGLIDKEEFGFAILDLNLDGQSGLNLMKELLQLRPDCKVLILTGYASVATAVEAMRLGAMDYLCKPATVADILKALQPETSDTTDEEPKEMSEEEVEDDFQPMSVKRLEWEHIQKVLVEHDGNISATAQALNMHRRTLQRKLQKRPVEK; from the coding sequence ATGAGCAATTCAATTAACTCACCAATTTTAATTGTTGATGATGACGAGACATTTTTAAGGGTTTTAAAACAAACGCTTATCAATCATCAGCTAACCGTTGTAACCGCATCTACACCTGAAGAAGCTTTGGGGTTAATCGATAAAGAAGAATTTGGTTTTGCGATTTTGGATTTGAACCTTGATGGACAAAGTGGTTTAAACCTAATGAAAGAACTGCTGCAATTACGCCCTGACTGCAAAGTGTTGATTTTGACAGGCTATGCCAGCGTCGCAACAGCGGTAGAAGCCATGCGATTAGGCGCGATGGACTACCTTTGCAAACCAGCAACTGTGGCGGACATTTTAAAAGCACTACAACCAGAAACCTCAGACACTACCGATGAAGAGCCAAAAGAAATGAGTGAAGAAGAGGTTGAAGATGATTTTCAACCTATGTCTGTGAAACGCCTTGAGTGGGAGCATATCCAAAAAGTATTGGTTGAGCACGACGGTAATATCAGCGCCACTGCGCAAGCACTCAATATGCACCGCCGTACCCTGCAAAGAAAACTGCAAAAACGCCCGGTAGAAAAGTAG
- a CDS encoding SLC13 family permease: MSSITQHKPAYLSFSSLVALFAAISGIVIMFFPILNLPAEQRHVAGLGIIIISLWATAKLPEHLTAVLFFLVAMLMSLGAPSVIFSGFASSAFWMVFGGLVIASAVKNTGLSDRIVHSVADKLNGSYARLVLGVIVVGILLGFVMPSATARIALLIPIIIVMAEGFGFHSGSKGRTGLVLAAIFGTFFPTFSVLPNNVPNMVLVGSIETLYKIEPLYGEYLMLHFPVLGLLKALIIWGLILWQFPDTPKPYVSPHETKPPFTNAQFKMSVILVLTVGLWLTDFIHHISPAWIAVGAAFLLLLPGFGLVSSKQFNDDIKLPPFLIVAGILGLGALLSSSGLSAVIAKQLTQILPLSAGHDFMNFMSLAFMAMTTSIATTTPGVPAVLTPLAQQLAQAAGLPLNSVLMTQVLGFSTPIFIYQVPPLVIGMQLAGEKMIHGMKLVLILAIATVLLLLPLDYFWWKLLGML; encoded by the coding sequence ATGTCATCCATCACTCAACACAAACCTGCTTACTTGTCTTTTTCAAGCTTAGTGGCTTTGTTTGCTGCCATCTCCGGCATCGTAATCATGTTTTTCCCTATCTTGAATTTACCGGCAGAACAACGGCATGTCGCTGGGCTGGGCATTATTATCATCAGCCTTTGGGCGACGGCAAAACTCCCCGAGCATTTAACAGCCGTGTTGTTTTTCCTCGTCGCGATGTTGATGAGTCTGGGCGCGCCTTCGGTAATTTTTTCAGGCTTTGCCTCTTCGGCTTTCTGGATGGTTTTTGGTGGTTTGGTGATTGCATCCGCAGTAAAAAATACCGGGTTAAGCGACCGCATCGTTCACAGTGTCGCAGACAAATTGAACGGCAGCTATGCACGGCTGGTGTTAGGTGTCATCGTAGTGGGCATTTTATTGGGCTTTGTCATGCCGTCGGCAACTGCACGCATTGCCTTGCTGATTCCCATCATTATTGTCATGGCAGAAGGCTTTGGCTTTCACAGCGGTTCAAAGGGCAGAACCGGGTTAGTGCTGGCCGCCATTTTCGGCACTTTTTTCCCGACCTTTTCGGTGCTTCCGAACAACGTACCCAATATGGTTTTGGTGGGAAGTATCGAAACCCTTTATAAAATCGAACCACTATACGGTGAATACCTCATGCTACATTTTCCAGTATTGGGATTGTTGAAAGCCTTGATAATTTGGGGATTGATCTTGTGGCAATTCCCGGACACACCCAAACCTTATGTATCACCCCATGAAACCAAACCGCCTTTCACCAATGCACAGTTCAAAATGTCGGTGATTCTGGTGCTTACCGTCGGCCTATGGTTAACAGATTTCATACACCATATTTCTCCAGCATGGATTGCGGTAGGCGCGGCCTTTTTGTTATTGCTCCCCGGGTTTGGCTTAGTGAGCAGCAAACAGTTTAATGATGACATCAAACTCCCGCCCTTTCTGATTGTTGCCGGGATATTGGGATTGGGAGCTTTGCTGTCCAGCTCAGGATTAAGTGCCGTCATTGCCAAGCAACTGACGCAGATATTACCCTTGTCTGCCGGACACGATTTCATGAACTTTATGTCTCTGGCATTTATGGCAATGACAACATCGATTGCCACCACAACGCCCGGAGTACCCGCTGTATTGACGCCTCTGGCGCAACAACTGGCACAGGCCGCTGGCTTGCCTTTGAACAGCGTATTGATGACTCAGGTGCTGGGGTTTTCCACACCGATTTTCATCTACCAAGTACCACCATTGGTAATTGGAATGCAGTTAGCAGGTGAAAAGATGATTCACGGCATGAAGCTGGTACTGATTTTGGCTATAGCAACGGTTCTGTTGCTGCTACCACTAGATTACTTCTGGTGGAAACTGCTTGGCATGCTATAA
- a CDS encoding DUF6172 family protein: protein MKKTFKLTDEKIAPARLVEAIKNEVRKYLKRERRRALPVDADYWDFDCKFGATAADSQVIHVKEIDQYINQAEADKLESFYLEILAKPAVRGQASYSDETIEEIDEADDE, encoded by the coding sequence ATGAAAAAAACCTTTAAATTAACCGACGAAAAAATTGCCCCTGCCAGATTGGTTGAAGCCATTAAAAATGAAGTGCGTAAATACTTGAAACGTGAACGCAGACGTGCCCTGCCTGTGGATGCGGACTATTGGGATTTTGATTGCAAATTCGGCGCCACTGCGGCAGATAGCCAAGTGATTCACGTCAAAGAAATTGACCAGTACATCAATCAAGCGGAAGCGGATAAACTGGAAAGCTTTTATTTGGAAATACTTGCCAAACCTGCGGTACGAGGTCAAGCTTCATACAGTGATGAGACTATTGAAGAGATTGATGAGGCTGATGACGAATAA
- a CDS encoding TetR/AcrR family transcriptional regulator, producing the protein MKQNTPDDSRSKLLGSAFQEIYKRGFQSASLSAILSETGLTKGALYHHFPNKKDLGLAVIDEVIYETLDERFFSPLRNSKAPLQALLDTIEQTKERSLIRVELGCPLNNLIQEMSPLDEQFKDHLARVVSTWQGVVEDALVRSQQLGEIRNDVNCKDTALFIFAAFEGCIGAAKNMQSAEVLASCIDRLHDYVASLKNDQ; encoded by the coding sequence ATGAAACAAAATACACCAGATGACAGTCGTTCTAAATTACTCGGAAGCGCTTTTCAAGAAATCTATAAGCGAGGCTTTCAGTCGGCAAGCCTTTCAGCAATTTTATCTGAAACCGGTTTGACAAAAGGGGCGCTATATCATCACTTTCCGAATAAAAAAGACTTGGGTTTAGCTGTTATTGATGAGGTGATTTACGAGACGTTAGATGAAAGGTTTTTCAGTCCTTTGAGAAACAGTAAAGCACCATTGCAAGCATTGCTTGATACCATTGAGCAAACCAAAGAACGTAGTCTGATTAGAGTCGAGTTGGGGTGTCCACTCAATAACCTGATTCAGGAAATGAGCCCTTTGGACGAGCAGTTTAAAGATCATTTGGCAAGAGTCGTATCCACTTGGCAAGGAGTTGTTGAAGATGCATTGGTTCGTAGCCAGCAACTTGGTGAGATTCGTAACGATGTAAATTGCAAAGATACGGCACTGTTTATTTTCGCGGCTTTCGAGGGATGTATCGGTGCTGCAAAGAATATGCAATCAGCCGAAGTATTGGCTAGTTGTATTGATCGGTTGCATGATTATGTAGCCAGCTTGAAAAACGACCAGTAA
- a CDS encoding ABC transporter ATP-binding protein yields MTAIIEVKALRKEYPKLTAVDGVDFAIEEGSCFGLLGPNGAGKSTTIEMIEGLKKPTSGEILFRGQPMTADFKKVAGIQFQSTALQDFLSVSDNLALFRSFYDRHTDLQDLILDCDLTAFLAQDASKLSGGQRQRLLLALALVHDPEVIFLDEPTTGLDPQARRQFWSLIQKIKAQNKTIILTTHYMEEAYLLCDEIAIMAHGKLIAQGTPDNLLTQHFGDNILELPTKVLGDYQPTEVHFHQGEKTEIFTRTMNQTLHNLIDAGIDLTDLKIRSRTLDDLFLELTAKDSSGLKTQQENEQAHAGESHV; encoded by the coding sequence TTGACAGCCATTATAGAAGTGAAAGCCTTGAGAAAAGAGTATCCCAAACTAACTGCGGTGGATGGTGTTGATTTTGCCATTGAAGAAGGCAGTTGTTTTGGTTTGCTCGGGCCAAACGGTGCAGGGAAATCGACCACCATTGAAATGATTGAAGGCCTGAAAAAACCGACTTCAGGCGAAATCTTATTTCGCGGCCAGCCCATGACTGCGGACTTCAAAAAAGTGGCTGGCATTCAGTTTCAAAGCACCGCCTTACAAGACTTTTTAAGCGTGTCGGACAATTTAGCGTTATTCCGCAGTTTTTATGATCGGCATACCGATTTGCAGGACTTGATTTTGGATTGCGACTTAACCGCCTTTTTGGCGCAAGACGCCTCGAAATTATCCGGTGGGCAACGTCAGCGGTTATTGCTGGCACTGGCATTGGTTCATGATCCCGAAGTCATTTTTCTGGACGAACCGACGACTGGCTTAGATCCGCAAGCGCGTCGCCAGTTTTGGTCGCTGATTCAAAAAATCAAAGCGCAAAACAAAACCATTATCCTCACCACGCATTACATGGAAGAAGCCTATTTGCTATGCGATGAAATCGCCATTATGGCGCACGGCAAGTTGATTGCCCAAGGTACGCCTGACAACCTGTTGACCCAGCATTTTGGCGACAATATTTTGGAACTGCCCACAAAAGTTTTAGGGGATTATCAACCGACAGAAGTTCATTTTCATCAGGGTGAAAAAACCGAGATTTTTACCCGCACCATGAATCAAACCCTGCACAATTTGATAGATGCAGGTATCGACCTAACCGATTTGAAAATCCGCTCTCGCACCTTGGACGATTTGTTTTTAGAGTTGACGGCTAAAGATTCAAGTGGATTAAAGACCCAACAAGAGAACGAACAAGCACACGCTGGAGAGTCGCATGTTTAA
- a CDS encoding carboxymuconolactone decarboxylase family protein, translating to MSLLSLVTPENATGRVAEIYDEITWTFGSVPTGFQLHSVSPELFDDNWRNISYFMEHKSLSFPLLALIRMLVSQDNQCDYCIGLNEALLINKAGYTIEQIQGIKADPSTAPLSDKEKAMLLFVLKATQNSKSITAEDIVALKTLGWTDKDIYDGLAHGARNMAMDVIFNAFQVDG from the coding sequence ATGTCTTTATTAAGTTTGGTCACACCTGAAAATGCAACAGGTAGAGTCGCTGAAATCTATGATGAAATCACTTGGACTTTCGGCAGCGTTCCAACCGGCTTTCAGCTTCACAGTGTTAGCCCGGAATTGTTTGATGATAACTGGCGAAATATCAGTTACTTCATGGAACACAAATCACTGAGTTTTCCGTTATTGGCATTGATTCGGATGCTTGTTTCGCAAGACAATCAATGTGATTACTGCATAGGTTTAAATGAAGCCTTATTGATTAACAAGGCGGGTTATACCATTGAGCAAATCCAAGGCATTAAAGCCGACCCGTCAACTGCACCGCTCAGTGATAAAGAGAAAGCGATGTTGTTGTTTGTGTTGAAAGCGACTCAGAACTCCAAAAGTATTACTGCTGAAGACATAGTGGCCTTAAAAACGCTTGGTTGGACGGATAAGGATATATACGATGGCTTAGCGCATGGTGCTCGTAATATGGCGATGGATGTTATTTTTAATGCATTCCAGGTTGATGGCTAA
- a CDS encoding sensor histidine kinase has protein sequence MAKSFKANRGRNISSELTYYRSMLLFLSVIWLATLSWFSLYLKINFSVLAVGFWFGSILLTLGLSYFLPNIPVLQNRTHNKFNLTWLALLLWIMLLNTGLLYETGGTINPMMNLLLLPLALGMLILSPGYFMSLAIIVALFYLFLSSYYVPIMSMKVQSLQAFFAWYLHGSVLVFMLLVLFLALFILPLKHRLERQKEILERHKNLAVQNEYFMSMAGLALSSVHQLSTPLNTMALLNDLLKNEVNTKEGKEYLETFAEQLKVCNQALDTLRNRADYAQQSQSRPVSLSKFLSELKQEFALIQQQSTLDLKIDEQLKPTENFVLQTDPNFKLALLNLLDNAARYSPDFIQVAWQLDEQALKVTIKDFGGGMLESELSVLGTQPREHSHGLGMGVFLSRMIIERLHGKLHFSNHKGQLKGEDKKGLLAEIWLPTELIRPQEISAEAIGNK, from the coding sequence TTGGCTAAAAGTTTCAAGGCAAATAGGGGGCGAAATATTTCATCTGAGCTGACTTACTATCGCAGTATGTTGCTGTTTTTGTCTGTTATCTGGTTGGCAACTTTATCTTGGTTTTCGCTATATCTAAAAATTAACTTTTCAGTGTTGGCCGTTGGCTTTTGGTTTGGTTCCATTTTACTAACACTAGGGCTAAGTTACTTCTTACCCAATATTCCCGTTCTACAAAACAGAACACATAACAAATTCAATCTGACTTGGTTGGCATTGTTGCTGTGGATCATGCTGCTCAATACCGGGCTTCTTTACGAAACCGGAGGCACTATTAACCCGATGATGAATCTATTGCTCTTGCCATTAGCATTGGGTATGTTGATTCTCTCGCCGGGTTACTTTATGAGCTTGGCGATTATCGTTGCGTTGTTCTATTTATTTTTAAGCAGCTACTATGTGCCTATCATGTCGATGAAGGTACAAAGTTTACAAGCTTTCTTTGCTTGGTATTTGCATGGTTCCGTGCTGGTATTTATGTTGTTGGTACTGTTTCTGGCATTGTTTATTTTGCCATTGAAACATCGGCTGGAAAGACAAAAAGAAATTTTGGAGCGCCACAAAAATCTAGCTGTTCAAAACGAATATTTTATGTCTATGGCAGGTTTAGCTTTGTCATCTGTGCATCAACTCAGTACACCACTCAATACGATGGCGCTACTTAATGATTTATTAAAAAACGAAGTGAACACAAAAGAAGGCAAAGAGTACCTAGAGACATTTGCTGAGCAACTCAAAGTATGTAATCAAGCGCTGGATACCCTTAGAAATCGTGCCGATTATGCACAACAAAGCCAAAGCAGGCCAGTATCCTTGTCAAAATTCTTATCGGAATTAAAGCAAGAGTTTGCACTGATTCAACAACAAAGCACGCTTGATCTAAAAATAGATGAACAACTCAAACCAACTGAAAATTTCGTTTTGCAAACAGATCCTAATTTTAAATTGGCTCTGTTGAACCTGTTGGATAACGCCGCGCGTTACAGCCCAGATTTTATTCAGGTAGCATGGCAGTTGGATGAACAAGCACTCAAAGTTACGATTAAAGATTTTGGTGGTGGTATGTTAGAATCAGAGCTATCCGTATTAGGGACGCAACCTCGTGAACACAGTCATGGCCTAGGTATGGGCGTTTTTCTCAGCCGTATGATTATCGAACGGCTGCATGGAAAATTGCATTTCTCTAATCATAAAGGTCAACTTAAAGGCGAAGATAAAAAAGGACTTTTAGCCGAAATATGGCTACCGACCGAATTGATTCGCCCTCAAGAAATTAGTGCAGAGGCAATAGGGAACAAATGA
- a CDS encoding COG4705 family protein, translated as MNSTQKEILSKVPEVTLVYWIIKIFATTLGETGGDAVSMSLGLGYLESTYIFAAVFVIAVAAQMFAKAFHPVIYWTTIIATTTVGTTMADFTDRSLGIGYAGGSTILLLLLLSSLFIWRKTLGTVSINSVSSPKSEAFYWLTIMFSQTLGTALGDWVADTQGLGYEASIFIFGGALALIAIAYYKTKISHVVLFWLAFILTRPLGAVVGDFLDKPVANGGLELSRFSATATLLFLIIFFLFAFKQRAAKSGH; from the coding sequence ATGAACTCAACGCAGAAAGAAATCCTCAGCAAAGTCCCCGAAGTCACCCTCGTATATTGGATCATCAAAATCTTCGCAACCACTTTAGGCGAAACCGGTGGGGATGCCGTTTCCATGTCTTTGGGGCTGGGCTATCTCGAAAGCACTTATATTTTTGCCGCAGTTTTCGTCATAGCAGTTGCCGCCCAAATGTTTGCCAAAGCATTTCACCCGGTGATTTACTGGACAACGATTATTGCCACCACCACTGTCGGCACGACCATGGCGGACTTTACTGACCGTTCTTTGGGTATAGGGTATGCGGGTGGCTCGACTATTTTGTTGCTGCTGCTTTTGAGTTCACTATTCATCTGGCGCAAGACACTGGGAACGGTTTCCATTAACTCGGTCAGTTCACCGAAATCCGAAGCTTTTTACTGGCTGACGATTATGTTCTCGCAAACGTTGGGGACGGCTTTAGGCGATTGGGTTGCGGATACGCAAGGTTTGGGCTATGAAGCGAGTATATTTATCTTTGGCGGTGCGCTGGCCTTGATTGCTATCGCCTACTACAAAACCAAAATTTCGCACGTGGTGCTGTTCTGGTTGGCGTTTATTTTGACGCGTCCACTGGGTGCGGTTGTCGGTGATTTCCTAGATAAACCAGTGGCAAACGGTGGCTTGGAATTGAGCAGATTTTCAGCAACCGCCACACTATTGTTCTTGATTATTTTCTTCCTATTCGCCTTCAAGCAACGCGCAGCAAAAAGCGGACATTAA